In the genome of Suncus etruscus isolate mSunEtr1 chromosome 3, mSunEtr1.pri.cur, whole genome shotgun sequence, the window GAATTGGTGCTTCGGTGCCCATTGGCTTCTGGCAGGAGAGGCAGGGGGTCGTGTTTCACGGAAACCACCACCACCGCGTCCAGGGGTTCCGAGGGGCGGACGCAACGTCTTTTGGGGGAAGAAGGGCCGCAGAGCTCCCCGGGCCCGAACGCCCCCGACTCGTACAGGGCGCGCTTGGGCGCGACCTCGGGCTTCACGTCGGGCCCGCCGGGGCTGCGGTCTTTGGGGAGCAGATAGGTGGCGCCCAGCGAGGGAGGCGGCGGCGGGGGGCGGTGTTGGTGTGGGTGCGGGTGCTGGTGGGAGGGCAgggcggggtggtggtggtggtggtggtggtggtgatgggggtggTGCCGGGCGGCCCCGTTGGGAGCTTCGGCGGGGCAGCAGCCCGGCGGGGCGGGCGCGCCCAGCTTGGTGCCGATGCCCGCGATGCTGTTGAGCGTGGCGATGGAGACGGCGCCGATGCAGTGGTTGGTGTAGGTCTTGGAGAGCTTGGCCGCCTTGGAGAGCATCTGCATGCGGGTGCCCAGCAGGTTCTTGCCGATGGCTTTGTTCTCGTACCAGGTCACGTCGCCCTCGCTGCAGTGGTCCCGGGGCCGCTGGAAGAAGGCCTTGCAGAGCGGGTTGCGCTTGGCCAGGTACTTGACGAAGCTGGCGTAGGGGCAGAACTCGGTGCCCGTCTCGTACATGCGGGGCAGGTTGTCCTCGTCgccggcgccgccgccgccgcccgggccGCCCTCGGCGCGCTTCTTGCTCCAGGAGGCCGAGCGCGACTTGTGGTAGGGCCCCAGGGCCTTGAAGTAGACGAACTTGCGGCCGTCCTCGTCCAGCGCCAGCCCGAAGGAGTCCTCCTCCAGCTCGCGCTGGTTCTCGCGGCCGCGCGTGCAGAAGTACATGCAGGTCTCGAACCAGACCTTGTTGAGCAGCCCGAAGGGCGTGCTGCTGCTGAAGACGCTCGACGTGTAGAGCTTGCGCAGGTCGGCGCGCGTGATGGCTTGCTTCTGCACCACCGGCCCGGCGCCCTGCTCCTCCAGCTTGCGGATCACGGCGGCCAGCGTGAGGTTGGCGCTGCGCAGCTCGGGGTCCTTGGTGAGGTCGAGCGTGCGGCAGTAGGGCGGCTCGTTGAGGTAGCGGTTGAGCGAGCTGCGGATGCTGATGAGCGACGACTTGCTGTACAGCTGGCCGCTCTTGGAGCGGGCCTCGGCGTAGAAGGAGCGCAGCACGCGGCACAGCGCCCCCTTGTCCAGGCTCTCGAAGTCGGGGCTCTGCGCCTTCTCGCTCAGGTACTCGCGGAAGATGCGCACGGCGTAGCGGGTGGCCAGCCGCGTGTTCTCGCTCAGCCGGGCCCGCTCGGGCCGCGGCAGCTGCAGCAGCCCGTCGGGGTCGCGGTCGGGGTCGGGCTCCGGCAAGGCGGCGGCCAAGGCGGCCCCGGGCCCCCCCTGCGGCCGGGGGGACGCCCGCCGCGGCCCCCCGCGAGCCCGGGGCGCCAGCAAGCGCGGCGGCGCCTCGGGCTCCAGCGGGGCGCTCGGGTCCATCTGGATCCTGTGCACCGGCTCGGGCGCCAGGTCCTCTCCCGCCGAGTCCTCCTGGGGCTCCGGGGAGCCGTCGTCCCAGTCCAGccccatctcttcctcctcctcctcctcctcctcctccagccccccacctccgtcctcttcctcctcctcctcctcctcctcgtccccCGTTATCTGCACCTCCTGGatctcgtcctcctcctcctcctcctcctcctcctcctcttcttcctcgcCCGCGCTGCAATAGTGCGGCCGGCcgtgcagctgctgctgctgctgctgctgctgctgctgctgctgctgctgctggccccGGCGTCCGCGCTCGCCCTCGCCGCCCCGCTCCCCATTGTTCTCGGCGCCCGCGCTGCCCGGGTTCCAGTCCCCGCCGCTGCCAGGCATTCTCGCCAtattgcctgcctgcctgcctgccgccgtcgctctctcgctctccctctctctctccctctctcttgctGCCAGTCCGCGGGCAGGGCGCATGCGCTATATTGGCCCGCAGCGCCCGGCGCTTTTGTGTTTAATGACCTTCAGCTACCGGGAGGCACCGCCGGGCTCTTAAAGGAGCCGCGCTCCCGATTGGCAACTTGGCTCCGGAGGGGCCGCGGCAGCGCGCGCGCCGGGCGGGGATACAGCAGGGGCCCCTCCGGAGAGGCGAGGAGGGGAGTGCAAATGCGGGGGAACTTCAGACAGCGATCGCAAAGAGCTTCCTCGGCTCTGGACCCCTACCCCTCTCGACGTCCCAGAAAACTTTGCAGGAGCCGCGGGGAGAGCAGGGGAGAGCACTGCGCGACGGGGTGGCTGGGGAGCACTCCCGACTTACCCTCTGGCGGCGTGGCGCGCGGGCCCGGGCGGGAGagaaggagacagagacagacactggAAGGGAAGGACGAGCTCCTTCTCTAAGTAATGCCCGAGGAGCGGTGCCCCTTCCGCCGGCCCCTCATGGCACCCCCGGAGCCGGGGGTTCGAGGCGGCGGGCCGCGCGGGGATGGCTGGCTTGACTGCTGGCTCGCTCGCTGGAATAgaagggccgggccgggccgggccgggtcgtGTCTGCGGCCGCccggagcggagcggagcggagcggagTGAAAGGAGCCAGCAGGTTAATGAGCGGGGTGGGCGGAGGAGGCACGGCGCGGCAAGGCTCGGCGGGCGAGGCCCCGCACCCTCTCTGCGCCCGCGGCCAGGGCGCGCGGCGGGCGGGCGAGGCTTGGGAGCGGGATGATGGggctggcggcggcggcggctccccCACCTACTTGCTGGCGGCGAGGCGCGGGGGCCTGGGGCCAGCCGCGCGGCTCCCAGCTCCTTCCCCGACTCTGGCCAAGCGGCGGAACACGCCCCGAGTCCGCCTCATCC includes:
- the KCTD1 gene encoding BTB/POZ domain-containing protein KCTD1, with amino-acid sequence MRPARGLAARERERERESERATAAGRQAGNMARMPGSGGDWNPGSAGAENNGERGGEGERGRRGQQQQQQQQQQQQQQQLHGRPHYCSAGEEEEEEEEEEEEEDEIQEVQITGDEEEEEEEEEDGGGGLEEEEEEEEEEMGLDWDDGSPEPQEDSAGEDLAPEPVHRIQMDPSAPLEPEAPPRLLAPRARGGPRRASPRPQGGPGAALAAALPEPDPDRDPDGLLQLPRPERARLSENTRLATRYAVRIFREYLSEKAQSPDFESLDKGALCRVLRSFYAEARSKSGQLYSKSSLISIRSSLNRYLNEPPYCRTLDLTKDPELRSANLTLAAVIRKLEEQGAGPVVQKQAITRADLRKLYTSSVFSSSTPFGLLNKVWFETCMYFCTRGRENQRELEEDSFGLALDEDGRKFVYFKALGPYHKSRSASWSKKRAEGGPGGGGGAGDEDNLPRMYETGTEFCPYASFVKYLAKRNPLCKAFFQRPRDHCSEGDVTWYENKAIGKNLLGTRMQMLSKAAKLSKTYTNHCIGAVSIATLNSIAGIGTKLGAPAPPGCCPAEAPNGAARHHPHHHHHHHHHHPALPSHQHPHPHQHRPPPPPPSLGATYLLPKDRSPGGPDVKPEVAPKRALYESGAFGPGELCGPSSPKRRCVRPSEPLDAVVVVSVKHDPLPLLPEANGHRSTNSPTIVSPAIVSPTQDSRPNMSRPLITRSPASPLSNQGIPTPAQLTKSNAPVHIDVGGHMYTSSLATLTKYPESRIGRLFDGTEPIVLDSLKQHYFIDRDGQMFRYILNFLRTSKLLIPDDFKDYTLLYEEAKYFQLQPMLLEMERWKQDRETGRFSRPCECLVVRVAPDLGERITLSGDKSLIEEVFPEIGDVMCNSVNAGWNHDSTHVIRFPLNGYCHLNSVQVLERLQQRGFEIVGSCGGGVDSSQFSEYILRRELRRTPRGPSVIRIKQEPLD